From a single Ischnura elegans chromosome 7, ioIscEleg1.1, whole genome shotgun sequence genomic region:
- the LOC124163033 gene encoding flocculation protein FLO11-like, which produces MELKHFAAALLLLSPIIAFPHPPSSSKSVKINSVISHDLSGVTYTSAANDRSLADGKHHLDTAEPTADGVAEVAEPARKGVKESRSLFRFHTEAKKKGIDRYIHDAIRQLTDKFDLHFSPDFQLGHPHHHHQMGFPPPPLNRQGPRPHHPPPPPPPPGPPPPHHHPHHAHPPPPPPTHPHMPFPHPPMHDHPNEDHLPPHPHHHHHIPFKPPRPSFDHPSPFPSGIIPSIPPPLFPMPSFPSPFPSGFPNSQGAGVSPPPPKNSTEFWEIVLPWWYPAHQRPPTSSTPRPKPPQEKPNEAEISNGDVDSESPGESGSTDTATKPSQFFEEETTTVESAIEPESGAENPTIPVDEEQALVGPPEDGGTDDTQTEEEQPTTGNEENVVGEIGEADGATTTESSSMSMEEDEDFVSTSLVGEAEEGAKEPSSEIDSQNNEQSAIGGEDSNTPEVTGGGEQEIIGSPDQGQDEEFVSATMVPDVEKGEENSGSVNNQEENSEIDGQISIGGEESVSAESPVTTESSAPSSGLDEDFVSSVLVSGSEGNAEEMPSEGGNDQSLKSPTLFITPSSDDRESITPIEPIAGDFAAALAKDKEPVAVVISSVDAINGLIPQSVDSTAGQFAVLEDQSKIAVVVPDTALISTSPSDGAVEGDIVNVPQLDNLDQSQQPVFPPINAIPDQVPQGDVVETEIVQSDFQDQTFDFDQALVPLPPSEDGSLTVRLGEASAKEDKKEETPALSTYTANSDSNVAEKPGGEAVLKTDESASSGVSQDKAVGADEIIASAPSKPNDKENSISFGSPSFFELALEKLDSSEKEKGDDPGEELRILLNDSSESDEDDDEAGASMFPSSAFFETGIRRKADDSSEESDESEESEEEDSSVVNTRIKPSSPVSDPTAPPPSPETVPPLAESTAEGVVAPSATSPTPTTDSASVKAMHEEIAAAVKRIETDSFEPIVEFLDPPSSISEIIEENGVLK; this is translated from the coding sequence CTTGTCGCCAATTATCGCCTTCCCACATCCTCCATCTTCCAGCAAATCAGTGAAAATCAACTCCGTCATATCCCACGATTTGTCGGGCGTCACGTACACGAGTGCAGCTAATGATCGTTCCCTGGCTGATGGCAAGCATCACCTCGACACCGCCGAGCCAACAGCTGACGGAGTCGCAGAGGTCGCTGAACCCGCGAGGAAGGGCGTCAAAGAGTCGAGGAGCCTCTTCAGATTCCATACCGAGGCCAAGAAGAAAGGAATAGATCGTTACATTCACGACGCCATCCGTCAGCTCACGGACAAGTTTGACCTTCACTTCTCTCCTGACTTCCAGCTAGGgcatcctcatcatcatcaccagaTGGGCTTCCCTCCTCCTCCGCTCAACAGGCAAGGCCCCCGACCACACCATCCCCcgcctcctccacctcccccGGGTCCCCCACCGCCCCACCACCACCCCCACCATGCCCACCCCCCGCCTCCGCCACCGACTCACCCCCACAtgcccttcccccaccccccgaTGCACGACCACCCCAACGAGGATCACCTTCCCCCTCACCCCCATCACCACCACCACATTCCGTTCAAACCACCCCGCCCCTCTTTCGATCACCCCTCTCCATTCCCCTCAGGAATAATCCCAAGCATACCCCCGCCCCTCTTCCCAatgccctccttcccttcccccttCCCGAGCGGGTTCCCCAACTCACAGGGTGCCGGGGTGTCCCCTCCGCCCCCCAAGAATTCCACCGAATTCTGGGAGATCGTTCTGCCTTGGTGGTATCCCGCTCACCAGCGACCCCCAACGAGCAGCACCCCGCGACCCAAGCCGCCTCAGGAAAAACCGAACGAGGCGGAGATATCGAATGGTGACGTGGATTCCGAGTCGCCTGGTGAGTCAGGGTCCACGGATACCGCGACGAAGCCTTCCCAATTCTTCGAGGAGGAGACGACTACAGTCGAGTCCGCTATCGAACCCGAAAGTGGTGCAGAGAACCCGACGATACCAGTTGACGAGGAGCAAGCCCTCGTAGGCCCTCCAGAAGATGGTGGGACGGATGATACGCAGACTGAAGAGGAGCAGCCCACTACAGGCAATGAAGAGAACGTGGTTGGAGAGATTGGTGAGGCTGACGGGGCGACCACCACTGAATCATCCTCCATGAGCATGGAAGAGGACGAGGATTTTGTGTCTACATCTTTAGTTGGCGAAGCCGAGGAAGGGGCCAAGGAACCGTCTAGTGAAATTGACAGTCAGAATAACGAGCAGAGTGCTATTGGAGGGGAAGATTCTAATACGCCAGAAGTTACTGGCGGAGGTGAACAAGAAATAATCGGATCCCCTGACCAGGGCCAGGATGAGGAGTTTGTCTCAGCAACAATGGTGCCTGATGTCGAGAAAGGTGAAGAAAATTCCGGTTCTGTGAACAATCAAGAAGAAAATAGTGAGATTGATGGTCAGATTAGCATTGGTGGCGAGGAATCGGTTAGTGCAGAAAGTCCTGTGACTACGGAGTCGTCTGCGCCAAGTTCTGGATTGGACGAGGACTTTGTGTCGTCAGTGCTCGTGAGTGGGTCAGAGGGTAATGCGGAAGAAATGCCAAGCGAAGGAGGCAATGACCAGTCATTGAAATCACCTACGCTCTTCATAACGCCGTCAAGCGATGATCGAGAGTCCATAACACCTATCGAACCCATCGCAGGTGATTTTGCAGCAGCCTTAGCCAAAGACAAGGAGCCAGTTGCAGTGGTGATTTCATCGGTAGACGCTATTAATGGCCTTATCCCTCAAAGTGTAGACAGTACAGCGGGTCAGTTTGCGGTCCTTGAAGACCAGTCTAAAATCGCTGTAGTAGTCCCGGATACGGCCTTAATATCAACGTCTCCAAGTGATGGTGCAGTTGAAGGAGACATAGTTAATGTACCTCAGCTAGACAACTTAGACCAATCACAGCAACCTGTATTCCCTCCCATTAACGCTATCCCAGATCAGGTACCTCAGGGTGACGTTGTTGAAACGGAAATTGTGCAGTCAGATTTTCAAGATCAAACGTTCGATTTTGATCAGGCTCTAGTCCCTTTACCTCCATCAGAAGATGGTAGTTTAACCGTCAGATTAGGTGAAGCTAGTGCAAAGGAAGATAAAAAAGAGGAAACTCCAGCGCTATCCACTTACACAGCTAACTCGGATAGCAATGTCGCAGAAAAGCCTGGAGGGGAAGCTGTTCTAAAAACAGACGAATCAGCAAGCAGCGGAGTAAGTCAAGATAAGGCGGTAGGCGCTGATGAAATAATAGCTTCCGCTCCTTCAAAACCGAATGACAAAGAAAATTCAATATCGTTCGGCTCGCCCTCTTTCTTCGAACTGGCGCTGGAAAAACTGGACTCCTCTGAGAAAGAAAAGGGTGACGACCCTGGTGAAGAGCTGCGCATATTGCTGAACGACTCTTCGGAGAGCGATGAAGATGACGACGAAGCTGGTGCTTCAATGTTCCCCTCTTCTGCTTTTTTCGAGACTGGGATAAGGAGGAAGGCGGATGATAGCAGCGAGGAAAGCGATGAGAGCGAGGAGAGTGAGGAAGAAGATTCATCCGTGGTGAATACGAGGATCAAGCCCTCATCCCCAGTATCCGACCCAACTGCCCCACCCCCATCCCCCGAGACGGTGCCTCCATTGGCGGAAAGCACAGCCGAAGGTGTTGTTGCTCCTTCCGCGACCTCCCCCACTCCAACCACGGACTCGGCCTCGGTCAAAGCGATGCACGAAGAGATAGCCGCGGCCGTGAAAAGAATTGAGACCGATTCCTTCGAGCCTATTGTCGAATTCCTTGATCCCCCCTCCTCAATCTCAGAAATAATCGAGGAAAATGGTGTGTTGAAGTGA